From the Verrucomicrobiia bacterium genome, one window contains:
- a CDS encoding YdcH family protein, which yields MDLHHPILREFPEYREVIRRLKGSSEHFRNVFTEYHRLDDEIYRIEEDIEFATDQEIEELKMRRAKLKDYIYHLIRHAQPAPPVVESAAVVAPFAAFGLQAGASPA from the coding sequence ATGGACCTTCACCATCCGATCCTTAGAGAGTTCCCGGAATACCGCGAAGTCATTCGCCGCCTCAAAGGCTCGAGCGAGCATTTCCGGAACGTGTTCACCGAGTATCACCGGCTCGATGACGAAATCTACCGGATCGAAGAAGACATCGAGTTTGCCACCGACCAGGAAATCGAAGAACTCAAGATGCGGCGCGCCAAGCTTAAGGATTACATTTACCACCTGATCCGCCACGCGCAGCCTGCGCCGCCGGTGGTCGAGAGCGCCGCCGTGGTGGCGCCGTTCGCCGCGTTTGGCTTGCAGGCGGGGGCCAGCCCGGCCTGA
- the typA gene encoding translational GTPase TypA codes for MQHIRNIAIIAHVDHGKTTLVDCLLKQSGTFRANQAIASEERIMDSMDLEREKGITIRAKNAAFKYKDYHINIVDTPGHADFGGEVERIMNMIDGVLLVVDAADGPQAQTRFVLRKALEAGAKPIVVINKVDRENAAPHKVLDAIWDLFVSLHATDEQMDFPVIYASAKEGYAKVDLDHVSGTMEPLFDAIIKHIPPPRAHAGDGFKLLVANLDYSDYVGRIAFGKIYSGKVKVGDTYVCIHGDGSKTSSKITAIFHFEGLKRIEITEAHAGDVVGLTGFEDVFIGETITDSDIRAPLPFVPIDPPTIQMQFAVNDSPLAGVDGQLLTARHIWERLVKEVRTNVALRIEQTSAPNIFNVSGRGEMQIAILVEQMRREGYEVLVSRPEVIYRKDSAGNLLEPIETLFLEIPKEHMGPVLENLSGRKGEITSMSHHGNEVSIEALIPTRGLIGFETDLVNQTRGLGVMSHLFHQYGPDRGEIAARKNGSLVSMESGEAMAYALNMIQERGRLMVEPGEKIYAGMIVGENARENDIPVNPCKAKKLTNMRSQGDGKGIQLNPPLKMSLERALEYIGPDEYVEATPKNLRLRKKILDENQRKRAAQSRAVKAIAA; via the coding sequence ATGCAGCACATACGTAACATTGCGATTATTGCCCACGTCGATCACGGCAAGACGACCCTCGTGGATTGTTTGCTCAAGCAGTCCGGCACCTTCCGTGCCAACCAGGCCATCGCCTCCGAAGAGCGCATCATGGATTCCATGGACCTCGAGCGCGAGAAGGGCATTACCATCCGCGCCAAGAACGCCGCCTTTAAGTACAAGGATTATCACATCAACATCGTGGATACTCCCGGCCACGCCGATTTCGGCGGTGAAGTCGAGCGCATCATGAACATGATCGATGGGGTGCTCCTGGTGGTGGATGCCGCCGACGGTCCCCAGGCCCAAACTCGCTTCGTCCTGCGCAAGGCCCTCGAAGCCGGCGCCAAACCCATTGTCGTCATCAACAAGGTAGATCGCGAGAATGCAGCCCCTCACAAAGTGCTCGACGCCATTTGGGACCTCTTTGTCTCCCTTCATGCCACGGACGAGCAGATGGATTTCCCGGTCATTTACGCCAGCGCAAAAGAGGGTTACGCCAAGGTGGACCTCGACCACGTCAGCGGCACCATGGAACCGCTCTTCGACGCCATCATCAAACACATCCCCCCGCCTCGCGCCCATGCCGGCGACGGTTTCAAGCTCCTGGTGGCCAACCTGGATTATTCGGATTACGTCGGGCGAATTGCCTTTGGTAAGATTTACAGCGGCAAGGTGAAGGTTGGCGACACCTACGTTTGCATCCACGGCGATGGCAGCAAAACCAGCTCCAAAATCACCGCCATTTTCCACTTCGAAGGCTTAAAACGAATTGAAATCACCGAAGCCCACGCCGGTGACGTCGTTGGGCTCACCGGCTTCGAGGACGTGTTCATCGGGGAGACCATCACCGACTCCGATATTCGCGCGCCGTTGCCTTTTGTGCCCATCGACCCGCCCACCATCCAGATGCAGTTCGCCGTCAATGACAGCCCCCTGGCCGGAGTGGATGGGCAACTGCTCACCGCCCGCCATATCTGGGAACGGCTCGTTAAGGAAGTGCGCACCAACGTGGCCTTGCGCATCGAGCAGACCAGCGCCCCAAACATCTTCAATGTCAGCGGGCGCGGAGAGATGCAGATTGCCATCCTGGTCGAGCAGATGCGCCGCGAGGGTTACGAGGTATTAGTCTCGCGGCCCGAGGTGATTTACAGGAAGGATTCCGCCGGCAACCTGCTCGAACCCATCGAGACGCTCTTTCTTGAAATCCCCAAGGAACACATGGGGCCGGTTCTCGAAAACCTCTCCGGGCGCAAAGGCGAAATCACCAGCATGAGCCATCACGGCAATGAGGTTAGTATTGAGGCCCTCATACCCACCCGCGGCCTGATTGGCTTCGAGACCGACCTAGTCAACCAAACCCGTGGCTTGGGTGTCATGAGCCACCTCTTTCACCAATACGGCCCCGACCGCGGCGAGATTGCCGCCCGCAAAAACGGCTCCCTCGTGAGCATGGAAAGCGGTGAAGCCATGGCTTACGCCCTCAATATGATACAGGAACGCGGACGTTTAATGGTCGAGCCGGGCGAAAAAATCTACGCCGGCATGATCGTCGGCGAAAACGCCCGCGAAAACGACATCCCGGTTAACCCGTGCAAGGCCAAAAAGCTGACCAATATGCGCTCCCAAGGCGATGGCAAGGGCATCCAACTCAATCCGCCGCTCAAGATGTCCCTCGAACGGGCGCTCGAGTATATCGGGCCGGATGAATATGTGGAGGCGACTCCGAAGAATTTGCGGTTGCGCAAGAAGATTCTCGATGAGAACCAGCGCAAGCGCGCGGCCCAAAGCCGCGCTGTGAAAGCCATTGCGGCGTAA